One window of the Acidobacteriota bacterium genome contains the following:
- a CDS encoding GGDEF domain-containing protein, which produces MPKTSLTRNKPYSATNKDIVAPSGVQFGFVIMSAPVRQPSAEVPKYAGQRSFREVCQAAVRVFNLMDKYHTAPYPNAYAVLFAYATGSDDALVAEINDLLQLKDQLSPYDIESLFQEYLADNAQAYVAQDIGQAIGTEIGSVLEIIEKGLRQSDDFTTSLDTFAERVPQATTEGGLAEVVNGLLEENRRMASLTRELNSGLAKSQSMITVLNQQLEEAQAQAARDPLTGAHNRRAFEKRLEASAAHAVKSREGFCVVLAEIDDFASLVSAEGAPLGDIVLQGFTRHVTAGVSDNDMIARYGEQAFALILTERDLMSAYNLLIKVKHGFKLTSFVVPETRAKVTGVTASFGLARLDPGMSAGDVIKQADVLLRSAQQSGRNQVKARGIA; this is translated from the coding sequence TTGCCGAAAACGTCGTTAACGCGAAACAAACCCTATTCTGCGACCAACAAGGATATCGTGGCGCCCTCGGGCGTGCAGTTCGGATTCGTTATCATGTCAGCGCCTGTCAGGCAGCCGTCCGCCGAAGTCCCGAAATATGCGGGGCAGCGCAGTTTTCGAGAAGTCTGCCAGGCGGCAGTCCGGGTTTTCAACCTCATGGACAAGTACCATACCGCGCCCTACCCAAACGCCTATGCGGTGCTGTTTGCCTATGCGACGGGTTCGGATGACGCGCTGGTGGCGGAGATCAACGATCTCCTCCAGTTGAAAGACCAGCTGAGTCCCTACGACATCGAGTCGCTTTTTCAGGAATACCTGGCCGACAACGCTCAGGCTTATGTTGCGCAGGATATCGGCCAGGCAATCGGCACTGAAATCGGGAGCGTTCTTGAGATCATCGAGAAGGGCCTTCGCCAAAGCGACGATTTCACCACGTCGCTCGATACTTTCGCCGAGCGGGTGCCGCAGGCAACGACAGAGGGCGGACTTGCCGAAGTCGTCAACGGCTTGCTCGAAGAGAACCGCCGGATGGCTTCGCTGACCCGCGAGTTGAACAGCGGACTTGCAAAATCGCAGAGCATGATCACGGTCCTGAACCAGCAGCTTGAAGAGGCGCAGGCACAGGCTGCGCGGGATCCGCTGACAGGTGCCCACAACCGGCGCGCCTTCGAAAAACGGCTGGAAGCGTCAGCGGCTCATGCGGTGAAATCGCGCGAAGGCTTTTGCGTGGTTCTGGCCGAAATTGATGACTTTGCGTCCCTAGTTTCCGCCGAAGGCGCGCCGCTTGGCGATATTGTCTTGCAGGGCTTCACTCGCCACGTGACCGCAGGCGTCTCGGACAACGACATGATCGCGCGCTACGGCGAGCAGGCCTTTGCCCTGATCCTGACTGAGCGCGACCTGATGTCGGCCTACAATCTGCTGATCAAGGTCAAACACGGGTTCAAGCTCACCAGCTTCGTTGTCCCCGAAACGCGCGCAAAAGTGACTGGCGTGACAGCGTCCTTTGGCCTCGCGAGGCTTGATCCGGGAATGAGCGCCGGCGATGTGATCAAGCAGGCGGACGTTCTGTTGCGGAGCGCACAGCAGTCGGGCCGCAACCAGGTCAAGGCACGCGGGATCGCCTGA